A window of Cohnella herbarum contains these coding sequences:
- the pdxR gene encoding MocR-like pyridoxine biosynthesis transcription factor PdxR, translated as MIYTPDLHASSKLPVYVALYEAIKRDIISGKLSPNDRLPSIRALAMNLSISTTPVETAYQQLISEGFVESRPRRGFYVAHLPDSYGKLTLQGRQFEDIGLTTSGMADPAYSYDFHMSKNDFSCFPVSIWRRLLNHTLREEYEELLYYGDPQGEAGLRKELAAYLYRFRGVVCSQEQIVIGAEQHLLMNYLAAMMRNLSQGIAVENPCYPLIPSTFQAQGYELFHVTEADKGISISRLQCTPARIVAVSPSHQFPGGRVMPFNERLELLEWAKESQAYILEDDYGGELRYHGQPVPALQGLDSTANVIYIGGFSQILAPDLCIHYMVLPEVLLEPFHDTRRRLMFELSSSRVYQRTLQRFMEQGYFEKHVRKVRNLYRKKNRKLAEALEARFRGIGEVINAEAGLHLVLKLHSSTSEQEMVDAVKPYGIRVASGTPFYAGGNPPSEQRKFIIGFGGIKSERIEEGVSRLRELWNPYL; from the coding sequence ATGATTTATACGCCTGATTTACACGCCTCTTCGAAGCTCCCCGTTTATGTCGCGCTATATGAGGCTATCAAACGGGATATTATAAGCGGAAAGCTAAGTCCGAATGATCGCTTGCCCTCCATCCGAGCGCTTGCCATGAATTTGTCGATCAGCACGACGCCGGTTGAAACCGCATATCAACAGCTAATCTCCGAGGGATTTGTGGAGAGTCGGCCGAGGCGGGGGTTTTATGTGGCACATTTGCCGGATTCATACGGGAAGCTTACTTTACAAGGCCGTCAGTTCGAGGATATCGGCCTGACTACGTCAGGAATGGCTGACCCTGCTTACTCTTACGATTTCCATATGTCCAAAAACGATTTTTCCTGTTTTCCGGTTAGTATCTGGAGACGATTGTTGAATCATACGCTCCGCGAAGAGTACGAGGAGTTGCTGTACTATGGAGATCCGCAAGGAGAAGCCGGTTTGCGTAAAGAATTGGCGGCTTATCTTTATCGTTTTCGCGGAGTGGTCTGCAGTCAGGAGCAAATCGTCATCGGAGCGGAGCAGCACTTGCTCATGAATTACCTCGCGGCAATGATGAGGAATCTCTCGCAGGGTATAGCCGTGGAGAATCCATGTTATCCGCTCATTCCTTCTACGTTTCAAGCGCAAGGGTACGAGTTATTCCACGTAACCGAAGCGGATAAGGGAATATCGATTTCGCGTCTCCAATGCACGCCTGCCCGCATCGTTGCGGTATCCCCCTCCCATCAGTTTCCTGGCGGACGAGTGATGCCGTTTAATGAACGGTTAGAGTTATTGGAGTGGGCGAAGGAAAGCCAAGCTTATATTCTTGAAGACGACTACGGGGGCGAGCTCCGTTACCACGGGCAGCCGGTTCCTGCTCTACAAGGTCTTGATTCGACCGCGAACGTCATTTATATCGGAGGCTTCTCGCAAATCCTTGCGCCGGATTTATGTATCCATTACATGGTTCTGCCGGAGGTATTGTTAGAACCGTTTCACGATACCAGGAGAAGATTAATGTTCGAACTTTCTTCTTCCCGGGTTTATCAGCGCACTCTTCAGCGATTTATGGAGCAGGGCTACTTTGAAAAGCATGTCCGTAAAGTAAGAAATCTGTATCGCAAAAAAAACCGCAAGCTGGCCGAGGCACTGGAAGCTCGATTCCGGGGGATAGGAGAGGTGATCAATGCAGAGGCCGGTCTGCATCTCGTTCTCAAGCTGCACTCTTCAACATCGGAGCAAGAAATGGTCGATGCGGTTAAGCCTTACGGGATCCGAGTTGCTTCTGGTACCCCGTTCTACGCGGGCGGCAACCCACCAAGCGAGCAGAGAAAATTCATAATCGGCTTTGGCGGCATAAAGTCTGAAAGGATAGAGGAGGGCGTTAGTCGGTTGAGGGAGTTATGGAATCCATATTTGTAA